A region from the Mycobacterium heidelbergense genome encodes:
- a CDS encoding acyl-CoA dehydrogenase family protein — protein sequence MWDFETDPEYQAKLDWVEKFMVDELEPLDLVALDPYDKKNAEMMAILRPLQQQVKDQGLWAAHLRPELGGQGFGQVKLALLNEILGRSRWAPSVFGCQAPDSGNAEILALFGTDEQKARYLQPLLDGEITSCYSMTEPQGGSDPGQFVTAATRDGDYWVINGEKWFSTNAKHASFFIVMAVTNPESRTYDKMSLFIVPAETPGIEIVRNVGVGAESSKRASHGYVRYTDVRVPADHVLGGEGQAFMIAQTRLGGGRIHHAMRTIALARSAFDMMCERAVSRKTRHGRLSDFQMTQEKVADSWIQIEQFRLLVLRTAWLIDKHHDYQKVRRDIAAVKVAMPQVLHDVVQRAMHLHGALGVSDEMPFVKMMVAAESLGIADGATELHKMTVARRTLREYQPVTTPFPSQHIPTRRAEAQARLAERLEHAIAEF from the coding sequence GTGTGGGACTTCGAAACGGACCCGGAATACCAGGCGAAGCTGGACTGGGTCGAAAAATTCATGGTCGACGAGCTGGAACCGCTCGATCTGGTCGCCCTTGACCCGTATGACAAAAAGAACGCGGAGATGATGGCAATCCTGCGGCCGTTGCAACAGCAGGTGAAGGACCAGGGGCTGTGGGCCGCGCATCTGCGGCCCGAGCTCGGCGGCCAGGGCTTCGGCCAGGTCAAGCTCGCGCTGCTCAACGAGATCCTCGGGCGCTCCCGCTGGGCGCCGTCGGTGTTCGGCTGCCAGGCGCCGGACTCGGGCAACGCCGAGATCCTCGCGCTGTTCGGCACCGACGAACAGAAGGCGCGCTACCTGCAGCCGCTGCTCGACGGCGAGATCACCTCCTGCTATTCGATGACCGAACCGCAGGGCGGTTCCGACCCCGGGCAGTTCGTCACCGCCGCGACCCGCGACGGTGACTACTGGGTGATCAACGGCGAGAAGTGGTTTTCCACGAACGCCAAGCACGCGTCGTTTTTCATCGTCATGGCCGTCACCAACCCCGAGTCGCGCACCTACGACAAGATGTCGCTGTTCATCGTCCCGGCCGAGACGCCGGGCATCGAGATCGTGCGCAACGTCGGGGTCGGGGCCGAGTCGTCGAAGCGTGCCAGCCACGGCTATGTCCGCTACACCGACGTCCGGGTGCCGGCCGATCACGTGCTGGGCGGCGAGGGCCAGGCGTTCATGATCGCGCAGACCCGGCTCGGCGGTGGCCGCATCCATCACGCGATGCGCACAATCGCGTTGGCGCGCAGTGCATTCGACATGATGTGTGAGCGCGCGGTGTCGCGGAAGACGAGGCACGGGCGGCTGTCCGATTTCCAGATGACGCAGGAGAAGGTCGCCGACAGCTGGATTCAGATCGAACAGTTCCGGCTGCTGGTGCTGCGCACCGCGTGGTTGATCGACAAGCACCACGACTATCAGAAGGTGCGCCGCGACATCGCGGCGGTGAAGGTCGCCATGCCCCAGGTGCTCCACGACGTGGTGCAGCGGGCCATGCACCTGCACGGCGCGCTCGGCGTCTCCGACGAGATGCCGTTCGTCAAGATGATGGTGGCCGCCGAGTCGCTGGGCATCGCCGACGGCGCCACCGAGCTGCACAAGATGACGGTCGCCCGCCGCACGCTGCGTGAATACCAGCCCGTGACAACGCCTTTCCCGTCACAGCACATACCGACCCGGCGCGCCGAAGCCCAGGCCCGGCTGGCCGAGCGCCTGGAACACGCGATCGCGGAGTTCTGA
- a CDS encoding mycothiol-dependent nitroreductase Rv2466c family protein, translating into MDSASTDRVESKATLWLDPVCPFSWNTARWLRAVAEKTGLAIDWQLMNLAVLNEGRELAPAQQARMRDSQQVGRLMAAIAREHGAAGWVAAYFAFGERYFDRSEPVGADLVAHVLMMAGARGATAAAVSDASLDEVVRQQHQAGQDALGETGGSPILRIGEHTFFGPVLTALPDAGATIALFDAVATLAATPQFTQLQRPRTAA; encoded by the coding sequence ATGGACTCTGCCAGCACGGATCGAGTCGAATCGAAGGCGACACTCTGGCTGGACCCGGTGTGTCCGTTCTCCTGGAACACCGCACGTTGGCTACGCGCCGTCGCCGAGAAGACCGGGTTGGCGATTGATTGGCAGCTCATGAATCTGGCGGTCCTCAACGAGGGCCGGGAACTAGCGCCCGCGCAGCAGGCCCGGATGCGTGACTCGCAACAGGTCGGCCGGCTGATGGCGGCCATAGCCCGCGAACACGGCGCCGCCGGATGGGTGGCCGCGTATTTCGCCTTCGGCGAGCGATACTTCGACCGTTCCGAACCCGTCGGCGCAGATCTCGTGGCGCACGTTTTGATGATGGCGGGCGCCCGCGGTGCCACCGCCGCGGCCGTCTCCGACGCATCCCTGGACGAGGTTGTGCGGCAACAACATCAGGCGGGACAGGACGCGCTCGGCGAAACCGGGGGCAGTCCGATCCTGCGGATCGGTGAACACACATTTTTCGGGCCTGTGCTGACCGCGCTGCCCGACGCGGGCGCAACGATCGCACTGTTCGACGCGGTCGCCACTCTGGCCGCAACTCCACAGTTCACCCAGCTGCAACGGCCACGCACCGCGGCTTAG
- a CDS encoding metal-sensitive transcriptional regulator: protein MAKEVRGSSPLNVDVARHRQGDIDAVLARLRRAQGQLGGVISMIEQGRSCKDVVTQLAAVSRALDRAGFKIIASGLRDCIAPSEDRPAGAPALSIDELEKLFLSLA from the coding sequence ATGGCAAAAGAAGTGCGCGGCAGTTCACCGCTTAACGTCGACGTCGCCAGGCATCGCCAGGGCGACATCGATGCCGTCCTCGCCCGGTTACGCCGGGCGCAGGGTCAGCTCGGGGGCGTCATCTCGATGATCGAGCAGGGACGCAGCTGTAAAGACGTCGTCACCCAGTTGGCGGCGGTATCGCGGGCGCTGGATCGCGCCGGCTTCAAAATCATCGCCTCCGGCCTGCGTGACTGCATCGCGCCGTCGGAGGACCGGCCGGCTGGTGCGCCCGCTTTGTCGATCGACGAGCTGGAAAAACTGTTCCTGAGCCTGGCCTGA
- a CDS encoding MarR family winged helix-turn-helix transcriptional regulator, which translates to MDAVKSSPDLVADMFGVVGRFRRQLRRSAGRGFDSARLTESQSELLWLVGRRPGISVRAAAAELRLVPNTASTLVSKLVADGLLIRTVDETDRRACQLRLAEPTQHIVDASRAARRGLMSEVLGELDDDQIESLTKGLEVLDTMTQLLQERRA; encoded by the coding sequence ATGGATGCAGTGAAATCAAGCCCCGACCTGGTCGCCGACATGTTCGGCGTCGTCGGCAGGTTCCGGCGCCAACTGCGCCGATCGGCCGGTCGGGGGTTCGATTCGGCGCGGCTCACCGAGTCGCAGTCGGAGTTGTTGTGGCTCGTCGGCCGGCGACCGGGGATCTCGGTGCGCGCCGCCGCCGCGGAACTCCGACTCGTGCCCAACACCGCCTCGACCCTGGTCTCCAAGCTGGTGGCCGACGGCCTGCTCATCCGGACGGTGGACGAGACGGACCGCCGGGCCTGCCAGTTACGGCTCGCCGAGCCCACCCAGCACATCGTCGACGCGTCCCGGGCCGCCCGGCGTGGGCTGATGTCGGAGGTGCTCGGCGAACTCGATGACGATCAAATCGAGTCTTTGACAAAGGGATTGGAGGTCCTTGACACGATGACCCAACTATTGCAGGAGCGGCGAGCATGA
- a CDS encoding MaoC family dehydratase, producing MRTFESVAEFAAAAGETLGHSDWVTITQQDVNLFADATGDHQWIHVDPERAAAGPFGKTIAHGFMTLALLPRLQHQIYTVNGIKLAINYGLNKVRFPAPVPVGSRVRAQSSLVSVDDLGDGAVQATVSTTVEIDGSPKPACVAESIVRYIT from the coding sequence ATGCGCACCTTCGAATCAGTGGCCGAATTCGCCGCCGCGGCGGGCGAGACCCTCGGGCACAGCGACTGGGTGACCATCACCCAGCAGGACGTCAACCTGTTTGCCGACGCGACCGGTGATCACCAGTGGATCCACGTCGACCCGGAGCGCGCCGCGGCCGGCCCGTTCGGCAAAACCATCGCCCACGGTTTCATGACCCTGGCGCTGCTGCCGCGGCTGCAGCACCAGATCTACACCGTCAACGGCATCAAGCTCGCAATCAACTACGGCCTCAACAAGGTTCGCTTCCCGGCCCCGGTGCCCGTCGGGTCCAGGGTGCGCGCCCAGAGCTCGTTGGTCAGCGTCGACGACCTCGGCGACGGCGCCGTGCAGGCCACCGTGTCGACCACCGTCGAGATCGACGGGTCACCCAAGCCGGCGTGCGTGGCCGAAAGCATCGTCCGCTACATCACCTAA
- a CDS encoding MMPL/RND family transporter: MTTDNDARPKFMRFVRRFAVPILLGWLLVTVALNVLVPPIESVARNHAVTMSPHDAPAMIAAKRIGATFHESDSDSIAMIVLESSNPLGEEAHRYYDGLVKELRADPKHVQHVQNVWGDPLTAAGVQSRDGKAAYAQLNLAGNQGSTEGNESVKAVRDVVGKSAPPAGLKVYVTGPAPLTTDMNEAADKSMFTMMGVTGVVIMIMLFIAYRSVSTVLLVLVMVGFEMGTARGLVALLGNSGLLGFSTFVVAMLSSLAIAAGTDYAIFLIGRYQEARQAGQDRETAYYTMFRGTWHIILGSGLTIAGATFCLHLARLSYFRALGIPSAVGLLVVVAGALTAAPAVVAVATRFGWLDPKRMIKTRGWRRVGTATVRWPGAVFAAALAIAIVGILIMPSMKVSYNDRFYIPANLPSNVGYAAAERHFSAATMNPDILMIESDHDMRNSGDMIILDRLAKDVFRSPGIAMVQSITRPLGGPIEHTSIPFQISAQSIPIQQNLQFMRDRTADMLTMSDDLGAMIASMQRMQGLLGQMSGATHHMVGDTREMHATLDEMRDHLADFDDFARPFRGYLYWEPHCFNIPVCWASRSVFEAIDGVDKFSENMSTLIKDMDNVDAIVPQMLAEFPPIIAVARSMQATLLTMHSSFSGLVTQMAQMTDTASAMGQAFDASRSGDYFYLPPEAFQNADFQRGLKLFLSPDGKAARFIITHDADPATPAGISAVKPELAAAQQAVKGTNLTGARFYLAGTAAIYRDIQAGSQYDLLIVGIAALTLIFAVMVMITRALVASLVIVGTVLLSLGAAFGLSVLVWQHLVGLDLNWIAPVFGLIILLAVGSDYNLLLVSRFQEEIGAGLKTGIVRSMGETGGVVTAAGLVFAFTMMSMAASDLRSIGQAGTTIGLGLLFDTLVVRSLMTPSIAALLGRWFWWPIRVRPRPASSMLRPFGPRRLVRSLLLGEDAGAPTAKAENAMASAAR, translated from the coding sequence ATGACCACCGACAACGACGCTCGCCCGAAATTCATGCGGTTCGTCCGCAGGTTCGCCGTGCCCATCCTGCTGGGATGGCTGCTTGTGACCGTCGCCCTGAATGTGCTTGTTCCGCCGATCGAGTCAGTCGCGCGAAATCACGCGGTGACGATGTCACCGCACGACGCGCCGGCGATGATCGCCGCCAAGCGCATCGGCGCAACCTTCCATGAGTCGGACTCCGACAGCATCGCGATGATCGTCCTGGAGAGCAGCAATCCGCTTGGCGAGGAGGCGCACCGCTATTACGACGGGCTGGTGAAAGAGCTGCGGGCCGACCCCAAGCACGTGCAGCACGTCCAGAACGTGTGGGGCGACCCGCTCACGGCCGCCGGCGTCCAGAGCCGGGACGGCAAAGCCGCTTACGCCCAACTCAATTTGGCCGGAAACCAGGGCAGCACCGAGGGAAACGAGTCCGTCAAAGCGGTACGGGACGTCGTCGGCAAGTCGGCACCTCCGGCGGGGCTCAAGGTTTACGTCACCGGTCCGGCACCGCTGACAACGGACATGAACGAAGCCGCCGACAAAAGCATGTTCACAATGATGGGCGTGACCGGTGTGGTCATCATGATCATGCTTTTCATCGCCTACCGTTCCGTCAGCACGGTGCTCCTGGTTCTCGTCATGGTTGGTTTCGAGATGGGCACGGCCCGAGGGCTTGTCGCGCTGCTCGGGAACTCCGGCCTGTTGGGGTTTTCGACGTTCGTCGTCGCGATGCTGTCCTCGCTCGCGATTGCGGCGGGAACCGATTACGCGATCTTTCTGATCGGTCGGTACCAGGAGGCTCGCCAGGCCGGTCAGGATCGAGAAACCGCCTACTACACGATGTTCCGCGGGACCTGGCACATCATCTTGGGCTCGGGGTTGACCATCGCCGGCGCCACCTTCTGCCTCCACTTGGCGCGACTCTCGTATTTCAGGGCGCTGGGCATTCCGTCCGCAGTGGGGTTGCTCGTCGTCGTCGCGGGAGCCCTGACCGCGGCGCCCGCCGTGGTCGCGGTGGCCACCCGGTTCGGTTGGCTCGACCCGAAACGGATGATCAAGACGCGCGGGTGGCGGCGCGTCGGCACCGCAACGGTGCGCTGGCCCGGCGCGGTATTCGCGGCCGCACTGGCCATCGCCATCGTCGGCATCCTCATCATGCCGAGCATGAAGGTCAGCTACAACGACCGCTTCTACATCCCGGCCAACCTGCCGTCGAACGTCGGATACGCGGCCGCCGAGCGCCATTTCAGCGCCGCCACAATGAATCCCGACATCCTGATGATCGAGAGCGATCACGACATGCGCAACAGCGGCGACATGATCATCCTGGACAGGCTGGCCAAGGACGTCTTTCGCTCGCCGGGAATCGCGATGGTACAAAGCATCACCCGCCCGTTGGGCGGTCCGATCGAGCACACGTCGATACCGTTCCAGATCAGTGCCCAATCGATCCCGATCCAGCAGAACCTGCAATTCATGAGGGACCGCACGGCCGACATGCTCACCATGAGCGACGATCTCGGCGCCATGATCGCCTCGATGCAGCGGATGCAGGGCTTGCTCGGGCAGATGAGCGGCGCGACCCATCACATGGTCGGCGATACGCGCGAGATGCACGCCACGCTGGACGAGATGCGCGACCATCTGGCAGATTTCGATGACTTCGCGCGCCCGTTTCGCGGTTATTTGTATTGGGAGCCACACTGTTTCAACATCCCGGTCTGCTGGGCTTCCAGGTCGGTGTTCGAGGCGATCGACGGGGTGGACAAGTTCAGCGAGAACATGAGCACGCTGATCAAGGACATGGACAACGTCGACGCGATCGTGCCCCAGATGCTCGCCGAGTTTCCGCCCATCATCGCCGTCGCGAGGTCCATGCAGGCGACCCTGCTCACCATGCACAGCAGCTTCTCGGGCCTGGTCACGCAAATGGCCCAGATGACCGACACGGCCAGCGCGATGGGTCAGGCCTTCGACGCCTCCAGAAGCGGCGACTACTTTTACCTGCCCCCGGAAGCGTTCCAGAACGCCGACTTTCAGCGCGGCCTGAAATTGTTCCTGTCGCCGGACGGCAAGGCCGCGCGCTTCATCATCACCCACGACGCGGACCCGGCAACTCCGGCGGGCATATCCGCGGTCAAGCCGGAACTGGCCGCCGCACAGCAAGCGGTGAAGGGAACCAACCTGACCGGCGCGAGGTTCTACCTCGCCGGCACCGCCGCGATATACCGCGACATCCAGGCGGGCTCCCAATACGATCTGCTGATCGTCGGAATAGCGGCCCTGACACTGATTTTCGCGGTCATGGTGATGATCACCCGGGCCTTGGTCGCGTCTCTGGTGATCGTCGGGACGGTGTTGCTCTCGCTGGGCGCCGCCTTCGGACTCTCGGTATTGGTGTGGCAACACCTCGTGGGTCTGGACTTGAACTGGATCGCGCCGGTGTTCGGGTTGATCATCCTGCTCGCCGTTGGTTCCGACTACAACCTGTTGCTGGTGTCACGGTTCCAGGAGGAGATCGGCGCCGGGCTGAAGACCGGCATCGTCCGCTCGATGGGCGAAACCGGGGGCGTCGTGACGGCGGCGGGGCTGGTGTTCGCCTTCACCATGATGTCGATGGCCGCCAGCGATCTCCGCTCAATCGGGCAGGCCGGCACGACGATCGGACTCGGCCTGCTCTTCGACACCCTGGTCGTGCGCTCCTTGATGACGCCGTCGATCGCGGCGCTGCTCGGGCGCTGGTTCTGGTGGCCGATCCGCGTGCGCCCGCGCCCGGCCAGCTCCATGCTGCGGCCCTTCGGACCGCGTCGACTCGTTCGTTCGCTTCTTCTCGGTGAGGATGCCGGGGCGCCCACCGCCAAGGCCGAGAATGCCATGGCCTCGGCGGCGCGGTGA
- a CDS encoding DUF302 domain-containing protein, which produces MTSGLSTTLHTSFEDAVDRTTKALADQGFGVLTTIDVKATLKQKLGEDIENYLILGACNPVLAHRALGIHRQIGQLLPCNVVVRSDPAGEGDAVLVEAMDPQLMVKVTGEAGALQDVADQATAKLQAAIGALG; this is translated from the coding sequence ATGACATCAGGACTGAGCACCACGCTGCACACCTCGTTCGAGGACGCGGTGGACCGGACAACAAAGGCGCTGGCCGATCAGGGTTTCGGCGTACTGACCACGATCGACGTGAAGGCCACGCTGAAGCAAAAGCTCGGGGAGGATATCGAGAACTATCTCATCCTGGGTGCCTGCAACCCGGTGCTGGCGCACCGCGCGCTGGGCATCCACCGCCAGATCGGCCAGTTACTGCCGTGCAACGTGGTGGTGCGGTCTGACCCCGCCGGCGAGGGCGACGCGGTTCTCGTCGAGGCGATGGACCCCCAACTCATGGTCAAAGTGACAGGTGAGGCGGGGGCTTTGCAGGACGTCGCGGATCAGGCCACCGCCAAGCTGCAAGCGGCGATCGGCGCGCTTGGGTAA
- a CDS encoding YoaK family protein, translating to MTSEIFDSEARLSWVLAVLAGVLGATAFTHSAGYFVTFMTGNAQRAVLGYFRRDVTLSITAGLLLLCFVAGVVVASMCRRRFWTAHPHGPTMLTTFSLVAATVVDLIDEGWEESLLDFPPVMLVVFGIGALNTSFVKDGEVSVPLSYVTGTLVKMGQGIERHIAGGKASDWLGYFLLFASFTLGATVGGCISLVVNGTAMLVVASATCALTTGYTYYHQDRRATVG from the coding sequence GTGACGAGCGAGATTTTCGATAGCGAGGCGAGGTTGTCGTGGGTGCTGGCGGTGCTGGCCGGCGTGCTCGGCGCGACCGCGTTCACCCACTCCGCCGGATACTTCGTGACGTTCATGACCGGCAACGCTCAACGCGCCGTGTTGGGCTACTTCCGGCGGGACGTGACGCTGTCGATCACGGCGGGGTTGCTGCTGCTGTGCTTCGTCGCCGGCGTGGTGGTCGCGTCGATGTGCAGGCGGCGTTTCTGGACGGCGCATCCCCACGGCCCCACGATGCTGACCACCTTCAGCCTGGTGGCCGCCACCGTGGTGGACCTCATCGACGAGGGGTGGGAGGAAAGCCTTCTCGATTTCCCGCCAGTCATGCTGGTGGTCTTCGGCATTGGCGCGTTGAACACCTCGTTCGTCAAGGATGGCGAGGTGTCGGTGCCGCTGAGCTACGTGACCGGCACGCTGGTCAAGATGGGCCAGGGCATCGAACGCCATATCGCCGGTGGAAAGGCGTCGGACTGGCTCGGCTACTTCCTGCTGTTCGCCAGCTTCACCCTGGGCGCCACGGTGGGCGGCTGCATCAGCCTGGTCGTCAACGGCACCGCGATGCTGGTGGTCGCCTCGGCCACATGCGCGCTGACAACCGGATACACGTATTACCACCAGGACCGCCGCGCCACCGTCGGTTAA
- the ag85C gene encoding diacylglycerol acyltransferase/mycolyltransferase Ag85C, translating to MSFFEEVQKLRGAAASVPRRLAIAAVGAALLSGLVGAVGGSATAGAFSKPGLPVEYLQVPSPSMGRDIKVQFQGGGSHAVYLLDGLRAQDDYNGWDINTPAFEEYYQSGLSVIMPVGGQSSFYTNWYQPSQGNGQNYTYKWETFLTQEMPAWLQANKQVSPTGNAAVGLSMSGGSALILAAYYPQQFPYAAALSAFLNPSEGWWPTLIGLAMNDSGGYNANSMWGPSTDPAWKRNDPMVQIPRLVANNTRVWVYCGNGTPSDLGGDNMPAKFLEGLTLRTNQTFQNNYVAAGGRNGVFNFPANGTHSWPYWNQQLVAMKPDIIQVLNGVNNSA from the coding sequence ATGTCGTTCTTCGAAGAGGTGCAAAAGTTGCGTGGCGCGGCGGCAAGCGTGCCGCGCCGGCTGGCCATCGCGGCGGTGGGGGCCGCGCTCTTGTCCGGCCTGGTCGGTGCCGTCGGCGGTTCGGCTACCGCGGGGGCGTTCTCCAAGCCGGGTCTTCCGGTGGAATACCTGCAGGTGCCGTCGCCGTCGATGGGCCGCGACATCAAAGTCCAGTTCCAGGGGGGCGGATCGCACGCGGTCTATCTGCTCGACGGTCTCCGCGCCCAGGACGACTACAACGGTTGGGACATCAACACCCCGGCCTTCGAGGAGTACTACCAGTCGGGGCTGTCGGTGATCATGCCGGTGGGCGGACAGTCCAGCTTCTACACCAACTGGTACCAGCCGTCGCAGGGCAACGGGCAGAACTACACCTACAAGTGGGAGACGTTCCTGACCCAGGAGATGCCCGCGTGGTTGCAGGCCAACAAGCAGGTTTCACCGACCGGAAACGCGGCGGTGGGGCTGTCGATGTCGGGCGGCTCCGCGCTGATCCTGGCGGCGTACTACCCGCAGCAATTCCCTTACGCCGCTGCGCTCTCCGCCTTCCTCAACCCGTCCGAGGGCTGGTGGCCGACGCTGATCGGCCTGGCGATGAACGACTCGGGCGGTTACAACGCCAACAGCATGTGGGGCCCGTCCACCGACCCGGCCTGGAAGCGCAACGACCCGATGGTCCAGATTCCGCGGCTGGTTGCCAACAACACCCGGGTCTGGGTCTACTGCGGTAACGGCACCCCCAGCGACCTCGGCGGCGACAACATGCCGGCGAAGTTCCTGGAAGGCCTCACGCTGCGCACCAACCAAACCTTCCAGAACAACTACGTGGCCGCGGGCGGGCGTAATGGGGTGTTCAACTTCCCGGCCAACGGGACACACTCGTGGCCCTACTGGAACCAGCAGCTGGTCGCCATGAAGCCCGACATCATCCAGGTGCTCAACGGCGTCAACAACTCCGCCTAG
- a CDS encoding ATP-binding cassette domain-containing protein produces the protein MSERLPMAIDCRNLTYRYGRFTAVDDVTLQVRPGETMGLLGPNGAGKTTLVRMFTTLTPVQHGELCIFGMDARDRTIDIRSNLGYVPQQLSIEPTLTGRQNVHWFARLYGVPRARRAERVEQALDAMELRDVADRPAGTYSGGMVRRLEVAQALVNRPSLLVLDEPTVGLDPIARDGVWQQVQNMQAQFGMTVLLTTHYMEEADALCDRVALMHRGALRAVGTPTELKAQIAPGATLEDVFRHYAASGLSDHTETSGSFREIRSSRKVASRAS, from the coding sequence ATGAGCGAACGACTGCCGATGGCGATCGACTGCCGAAACCTGACCTACCGGTACGGACGGTTCACCGCGGTCGACGACGTGACCTTGCAGGTGCGGCCCGGTGAGACCATGGGCCTGCTCGGACCCAACGGCGCCGGAAAGACGACGCTGGTCCGCATGTTCACCACCTTGACCCCCGTGCAGCACGGCGAATTGTGCATTTTCGGCATGGACGCCCGCGATCGGACCATCGACATCCGGAGCAACCTCGGCTATGTCCCCCAACAACTTTCGATCGAGCCCACGCTGACCGGCCGGCAGAACGTGCACTGGTTCGCCCGGCTCTACGGCGTGCCGCGCGCCCGCCGGGCCGAACGCGTGGAGCAGGCGCTGGACGCCATGGAGCTTCGCGACGTGGCCGACCGGCCGGCGGGAACCTACTCCGGCGGCATGGTGCGCCGCCTCGAGGTGGCCCAGGCGCTGGTCAACCGCCCGTCGCTGCTGGTGCTCGATGAGCCGACCGTCGGGCTGGATCCGATCGCCCGCGACGGCGTCTGGCAACAGGTGCAAAACATGCAGGCGCAGTTCGGCATGACGGTGCTGCTCACCACGCATTACATGGAGGAGGCCGACGCGCTGTGTGATCGGGTCGCGCTGATGCACCGCGGGGCGTTGCGGGCCGTGGGCACGCCCACCGAGCTCAAGGCCCAGATAGCACCCGGCGCCACGCTCGAAGACGTGTTCCGCCACTACGCGGCGTCCGGTCTGTCCGATCACACGGAGACTTCCGGTTCTTTCCGCGAAATCCGTTCCAGCAGAAAGGTCGCCAGCCGTGCCAGTTGA
- a CDS encoding ABC transporter permease, with amino-acid sequence MPVDSAADAPVAAPVRAPRGWQRVPATLGRIGAFAIVELQKLRHDRTELVTRMVQPALWLLIFGTTFSKLHVVHTGPVSYLAFLAPGIIAQSALFISIFYGIQIIWDRDAGILAKLMVTPAPASALITGKAFAAGVRSVAQVVGVLALAYLMNVGLTVNPLRILAAMATVMLGAAFFACLSMTLAGLVRSRDRLMGIGQAITMPLFFASNALYPVDVMPAWLRALSKVNPLSYEVGALRALLIGTPFNPIDIVVLAVAAVAGIGTASTLLRRLVA; translated from the coding sequence GTGCCAGTTGACAGCGCCGCCGACGCCCCGGTAGCCGCCCCGGTCCGCGCCCCGCGCGGATGGCAGCGCGTCCCCGCGACGCTGGGCCGCATCGGCGCGTTCGCGATCGTCGAACTGCAGAAGCTGCGGCACGATCGGACCGAGCTCGTCACCCGGATGGTGCAACCGGCGCTGTGGCTGCTGATCTTCGGCACCACGTTCAGCAAGCTGCACGTCGTCCACACCGGGCCGGTGTCCTATCTGGCCTTCCTGGCGCCGGGAATCATCGCCCAGTCGGCGCTGTTCATCTCGATCTTCTATGGCATACAGATCATCTGGGATCGAGACGCCGGCATCCTCGCCAAGCTCATGGTGACCCCGGCGCCGGCGTCGGCGCTGATCACCGGCAAGGCGTTCGCGGCCGGCGTGCGATCGGTCGCCCAGGTCGTCGGCGTGCTGGCGCTGGCGTACCTGATGAACGTCGGGCTGACCGTCAATCCGCTGCGAATCCTGGCGGCGATGGCCACGGTCATGCTCGGCGCCGCGTTCTTCGCCTGCCTGTCGATGACGCTGGCCGGGCTGGTTCGCAGTCGCGATCGCCTGATGGGGATCGGCCAGGCCATCACGATGCCGTTGTTCTTCGCGTCCAACGCGCTGTACCCGGTCGACGTGATGCCGGCCTGGCTGCGCGCGCTGAGCAAGGTCAACCCGCTCAGCTACGAGGTGGGCGCGCTGCGGGCGCTGTTGATCGGCACCCCGTTCAACCCGATCGACATCGTCGTGCTGGCGGTGGCCGCGGTGGCCGGAATCGGCACGGCGTCAACGCTTCTCCGCCGCCTCGTGGCTTAG
- a CDS encoding MmpS family transport accessory protein — protein MRAWVPLVVVAAVALGGVAVDRLRGVFGSDAIFTATGSSAEPLEPSHVKRVTYEVYGPGGTAGSVSYLDTNAQPQRADFATLPWTVTITTTAPAVIASVVAQGNSDDIGCRITVNGVLKDERSSVGRHAQTSCLVKAA, from the coding sequence ATGCGGGCTTGGGTGCCGCTCGTCGTCGTGGCGGCGGTTGCCCTGGGCGGCGTCGCCGTCGACCGGCTCCGCGGTGTTTTCGGCTCCGACGCGATCTTCACCGCGACGGGCAGCAGCGCCGAACCACTCGAGCCCTCGCATGTCAAGCGGGTGACCTACGAGGTCTACGGACCCGGCGGCACGGCGGGAAGCGTCAGCTACCTCGACACGAACGCGCAGCCGCAACGGGCAGACTTCGCCACACTGCCGTGGACCGTCACGATCACGACAACCGCGCCCGCCGTGATCGCCAGCGTGGTGGCGCAGGGCAACAGCGACGACATCGGGTGCCGCATCACCGTCAACGGTGTGCTCAAGGACGAACGATCCTCGGTCGGGCGCCACGCCCAAACTTCCTGTCTGGTGAAGGCCGCATGA